The following coding sequences are from one Nicotiana tomentosiformis chromosome 3, ASM39032v3, whole genome shotgun sequence window:
- the LOC138908620 gene encoding uncharacterized protein: MSVSEYVVRFSDLARHAPALVATVRKHVRRFIEGLRHNIRFSMDRELEPDVLFQQVVGIARRVEGIWDQEEEDRRGRKREYRRDQEREDREVRRPRSPERSTGPYFGGRVRHGRGFVGQPVQFALQASHNISVAHGSQSTRTVQFPQPRQQRGCFECGDTGHRVRDCPRLRKGVSHRSIQASRGHPRGEGPTR, translated from the coding sequence atgtcagtgtcagagtatgtcgtgagattcagtgatttggccaggcatgcacctgctttggtcgctacagttagaaaGCATGTCCgaagattcattgagggactgaGGCAtaatattcggttcagcatggatCGGGAGTTAGAGCCAGATGTtttgtttcagcaggtggtagggatcgctcgccgtgtAGAGGGCATATGGGATCAAGAGGAAGAGGACAGGCGGGGCCGTAAGAGAGAGTAcaggcgagatcaggagagagaggacagggaggtgaggaggcctcgtagtccggagagatctactggtccttattttggaggcagggtacgacatggtagaggttttgtgggtcagccagttcagtttgcacttcaggcttcgcacaataTTTCGGTTGCTCATGgatctcagagtacccgtaccgtacagttcccacaaccacgtcagcagagaggttgcttcgagtgtggagataccggccacagggtgagagattgtcctagactccggaaaGGTGTGTCACatcggagtattcaggcgagtagagggcacccaagaggggaaggcccgacccgttga